One Longimicrobiales bacterium DNA window includes the following coding sequences:
- a CDS encoding OsmC family protein yields the protein MLGTLNGALEARGIQLEPDAIVADAEGHLELVDGMITLTRIHVQYRLRIPAGSRDKVDRALSRHRDRCPTAHSLKGAIDVEWSAEIDEVPAD from the coding sequence ATGCTGGGTACACTCAACGGCGCGCTGGAGGCGCGCGGGATTCAGCTGGAGCCGGATGCCATCGTCGCGGACGCGGAAGGTCACCTCGAACTGGTCGACGGGATGATCACGCTGACACGCATCCACGTGCAGTACAGGCTGCGCATCCCGGCCGGCAGCAGGGACAAGGTCGACCGGGCGCTGTCGCGCCACCGGGACCGGTGTCCGACGGCGCACAGCCTGAAGGGCGCGATCGACGTCGAATGGAGTGCGGAGATCGACGAGGTCCCCGCCGACTGA
- a CDS encoding polyphenol oxidase family protein translates to MSRTIRERWVDGPVALLHNEEWAARFPFLVQGTTAGGRRGADFGLFRDAPVGDVMTRWRLLREATGTTTAVHARQVHGARVLQHDGLPAGMLIAGVDADGHCTRTPGTLLTISVADCVPVTLVASGPRAAAIVHAGWRGTAAGVLEAGLQAMRNAGADAASIWVHLGPAICGRCYEVGPEVFEALGLDVPVDRLLDLRAALARRAAEAGIPPEQVSVSDWCTRCDSDTLFSHRGGSTGRQLGFVALRPPV, encoded by the coding sequence GTGAGTCGTACCATCCGCGAGCGGTGGGTAGACGGGCCCGTTGCGCTCCTCCACAACGAGGAGTGGGCGGCCCGTTTTCCGTTTCTGGTGCAGGGCACCACGGCGGGTGGACGGCGCGGTGCGGATTTCGGCCTGTTCCGGGACGCGCCGGTGGGCGACGTAATGACGCGCTGGCGGCTGCTGCGTGAAGCGACCGGCACAACCACGGCCGTGCATGCCCGCCAGGTCCATGGTGCGCGGGTGCTGCAGCACGACGGCCTTCCGGCCGGGATGCTGATCGCGGGCGTGGACGCGGACGGGCACTGCACGCGCACCCCGGGCACCCTGCTCACGATCTCGGTCGCCGACTGCGTGCCCGTCACCCTGGTCGCGAGCGGGCCGCGTGCGGCCGCAATCGTGCACGCCGGCTGGCGCGGCACGGCCGCGGGCGTGCTCGAGGCCGGCCTCCAGGCGATGCGCAACGCCGGCGCTGATGCGGCATCGATCTGGGTTCACCTCGGGCCGGCGATCTGCGGCCGGTGTTACGAGGTTGGACCCGAGGTCTTCGAGGCACTCGGGCTCGACGTGCCTGTCGACCGGCTTCTCGACCTGCGCGCCGCGCTCGCACGGCGCGCTGCCGAGGCGGGAATACCGCCGGAACAGGTCAGCGTGTCGGACTGGTGCACGCGCTGTGACAGCGACACCCTGTTCTCGCATCGCGGCGGCAGCACCGGCCGCCAGCTCGGCTTTGTCGCTCTGCGGCCGCCGGTATGA
- the murA gene encoding UDP-N-acetylglucosamine 1-carboxyvinyltransferase, whose amino-acid sequence MPKFVVQGGKPLRGEIRPAGNKNAALPIIAATLLTEEEVILENVPAIRDVRTLLELLSLLGAETAWIGPNTVRVQAKEVRASAIEPAMAARIRASILLAGPMLARVGRMTLPPPGGDVIGRRRVDTHFLALARLGAQVESDDGYSLSTSGLRGADIFLDEPSVTATENAIMAAVMAKGQTRIRNAAAEPHVQDLCNMLVQFGAKISGIGTGVLEFEGVDRLGGGRFRIGSDHIEVGSFIGLAAVTGGEILIRDAALEHLDSTLLGFERMGIRCEMRGEDLFVPAEQDRVVRTDVGGHIPKIDDGPWPAFPADLTSIALVVATQCRGTILIHEKMFESRMFFADKVIGMGARIVLCDPHRAVVVGPSRLHAAVVESPDTRAGMALLIAALGADGESHIYNIQQIERGYEKIDERLRALGAVIERADSRSDE is encoded by the coding sequence ATGCCGAAATTCGTGGTGCAGGGCGGCAAGCCATTGCGGGGCGAGATCCGCCCGGCGGGCAACAAGAATGCTGCGCTGCCGATCATTGCCGCTACGCTGCTGACCGAGGAAGAAGTCATCCTCGAGAACGTGCCGGCCATCCGCGACGTGCGCACACTGCTCGAGCTGCTCTCGTTGCTCGGCGCGGAGACTGCCTGGATCGGGCCCAACACGGTGCGTGTCCAGGCGAAGGAGGTACGCGCCTCCGCAATCGAGCCGGCGATGGCCGCCCGCATTCGCGCGTCCATCCTGCTGGCCGGGCCGATGCTCGCGCGCGTGGGCCGCATGACGCTGCCGCCGCCGGGTGGTGACGTTATCGGGCGCCGGCGCGTCGACACTCACTTCCTTGCGCTGGCCCGGCTCGGTGCGCAGGTCGAATCGGATGACGGCTACTCGCTGTCGACGTCCGGGCTGCGCGGTGCCGACATCTTCCTGGACGAGCCGAGCGTGACCGCGACCGAGAACGCGATCATGGCCGCCGTGATGGCGAAGGGCCAGACGCGCATCCGCAACGCCGCCGCCGAGCCGCACGTCCAGGACCTCTGCAACATGCTCGTGCAGTTCGGTGCGAAGATCTCCGGCATCGGGACCGGTGTCCTGGAGTTCGAGGGCGTCGACCGGCTGGGCGGCGGCCGCTTCCGTATCGGCAGCGACCACATCGAGGTGGGCAGCTTCATCGGCCTCGCGGCCGTGACCGGCGGCGAGATCCTGATCAGGGACGCGGCCCTCGAGCACCTCGACTCCACGCTGCTCGGGTTCGAGCGGATGGGCATCCGTTGCGAGATGCGGGGCGAGGACCTGTTCGTTCCCGCGGAGCAGGACCGCGTGGTGCGCACCGACGTGGGGGGGCACATCCCCAAGATCGACGACGGCCCGTGGCCGGCGTTCCCGGCGGACCTGACGTCCATCGCGCTGGTCGTGGCGACGCAGTGCCGCGGCACGATCCTGATCCACGAGAAGATGTTCGAGTCGCGGATGTTCTTCGCCGACAAGGTCATCGGCATGGGCGCGCGCATCGTGCTGTGCGACCCGCACCGGGCCGTGGTCGTCGGGCCGTCGCGGCTGCACGCGGCGGTCGTGGAGAGCCCCGACACCCGCGCCGGCATGGCCCTGCTGATCGCGGCACTCGGCGCAGACGGCGAAAGCCACATCTACAACATCCAGCAGATCGAGCGCGGCTACGAGAAGATCGACGAGCGGCTGCGCGCGCTGGGCGCGGTGATCGAACGCGCAGATTCGCGCAGCGACGAATAA
- the rimP gene encoding ribosome maturation factor RimP, with amino-acid sequence MQDAALEQELERRVEELGYELVELERAGSKTRPILRVRIDRAGGSEKGAGVTVDDCTTVSRSLESWLDEAEDVPERYMLEVSSPGIERPLVRPRDFQRYAGQEIAVRGKDVLAGRSRRLEGELLGLNERDGREYVRLRLNDGAEVDVARDEITRAHLVFRWEDR; translated from the coding sequence ATGCAGGACGCAGCGCTGGAACAGGAGCTGGAGCGGCGGGTCGAGGAGCTCGGGTACGAGCTTGTCGAGCTGGAGCGTGCCGGTTCGAAGACGCGCCCGATCCTGCGGGTCCGGATCGACCGTGCAGGCGGAAGCGAGAAGGGCGCGGGCGTGACGGTGGACGACTGCACGACGGTCAGCCGCTCGCTCGAGTCCTGGCTGGACGAGGCGGAGGACGTCCCCGAGCGCTACATGCTCGAGGTGTCGTCGCCCGGGATCGAGCGGCCGCTCGTGCGGCCGCGCGACTTCCAGCGCTACGCGGGGCAGGAGATCGCGGTGAGAGGGAAGGACGTGCTGGCCGGCCGTTCCCGGCGGCTCGAGGGCGAACTGCTCGGGCTGAACGAGCGGGACGGCCGCGAATACGTCCGGCTGCGCCTGAACGATGGTGCGGAAGTCGATGTCGCGCGCGACGAGATCACGCGTGCACACCTGGTCTTCCGCTGGGAAGACCGCTGA